The Siansivirga zeaxanthinifaciens CC-SAMT-1 region AGACGAAGCTGGCCGAGGATGTTTGGCAGGACCTGTTACCGCAGCTGCCGTTATGCTGCCTTTAAATTTTGAAAATACGGTGCTAACAGATTCGAAAAAATTAAGTGAAACAAAAAGAGATTTACTAAAACCCGTAATTGAATCTGAAGCTCTTACTTTTGGTGTTACACATATTTTTGAAGATGAAATAGACCAGATTAACATTCTTAACGCTTCCATTTTGGCGATGCAAAAATCGATTGCCAAACTAAATCCGTTACCAGAATTTATAATTATTGATGGTAATAAATTTAAGCCCTACAAAAACATTCCATACCAAACCATTGTAAAAGGTGATAGCAAATACCTTAGTATTGCCGCTGCATCGGTACTAGCAAAAACATACAGAGATGAATTCATGAATAAAATACATGAAGAATTCCCTATGTACAACTGGAAAAAAAATAAAGGATACCCTACCAAAGAGCATCGCGAAGCCATTAAAACCTATGGCCCTTGCAAATACCACAGAAAATCCTTTCGCTTGTTACCAGAACAACTTGAATTCGAGTTCTAAGTTTGCCTAAATTTTACTTATTAATAAATGTAAAAATATGTAGGTTTGTAAAAATAAAAACCTGCTATGAGATTTATTTGTTTCGCATTACTTACAATACTAGCTTTTAGTTGTTCAAACTCGAATACAGAACGCATTAATTTAATAGATTTTGTTCCAGAAAACAGTTCGGTAATTGTTAAAACAACTAACGTTGAAACTTTAAAAAGCAGTTTAAACAATAGCGATTTCCTTCAAAAATTCACTAATGCACCAGGAACAAAACTTTTAAAAACGCAATTAAAAAATTTATCGTTAATAAAATCTAAAGGCGATTTACTACTTTGTTTTTCTAAGGATAATAAAGACAGTTTGCAATACACCCTCATTACAAAATACCAAACTGATTTATTTAAAAGAGATTCCTTAAAAAATTACATGGAGGAAACTTTAAAAACCGATGAAGCGACCATTACAAAATCTACTTTCGAAAAAACTGTTTTTTATAGTGCTGTTATAGACAGTACTTTCTTGGTGTCTTCATCAAAAACAATTATTGAAGCTGCTTTTTCTAATAGTAATAAGGATGCCGAATTAAATAAAATTTTTCAAACAACAAGTAACGACAAAACACTGTCTATAATAATAAAAGCTGATAATCCTTTTGTTAAAAGCCTGTTTAAAGAAAAATCGTTAAATCTTAAAACATTTACAAGTTATATTGCTTTAGATGCCGAAATTAATCAGAATGAATTTGTTTTTGATGGAATTACAACCGCTACCGATTCTACAAAAAGTATTATTAATGTTTTTAAAAATACGATTCCACAAGAAAATCAAATTCAAAAGGTGGTTCCTTCTAACAGTGATGGTTTTTTAAGTTTTACGTTTAATGATTTTGAAATACTCAAAACCAATTTAAATGCCTTCAAAAAGAGAGATTCATTAGAAGCTAATTTAAATTTGTTTAGCAACATTACTGAAGTAGGTGTGCTGTATCAGGATAAAAACCGAGCTATAATTTTAAACTCCATAGATGTTATTGAAACCGAAGACGCCATTTCTAATGAGCAAACTATTCTGGAAACTTTCCGACAGGTAAACATTTATAATTTTAGTGAACCTCATTTATTTAAGGACACCTTTTATCCTTTAGTGACTTTTGAAAATGCCAATAAATACTGTGTTTTAGACAATTATTTTGTTTTTAGTGATACTATTGAAATATTACAAAACGTAATTTCAAACTACCAAAACCAAACAACTATTAACGAAACCGATGCTTTCAACAATATTAAAGGTAATTTGAGCAATGCTGCTTCGATGCTTTTGGTTGCAAATCCAACGACTTTAAACACTATTATAAACTCAAATTTTAACGCCCCTTTAAATTTGAATCTAGACTTTTATAACACCTCGGCCGTGCAATTTATATACGATGGTTATTTTGCTCATATACATGGCATCATCAAGAAAAATAAGGTTAAAGCAGTTAAAAATGCTATTACAGAAATTTTAAACATAAAACTAGACAGCGATATACTTAACAATCCACAATTGGTAACCAATCATATAACTAATGAAAAAGAGATTGTTGTTCAGGATATAAAAAACAACCTGTATTTAATTTCAAATAAGGGTAAAGTGCTTTGGAAAAAACAAATTAATGCTCCAATTCTTGGAGAAATTAGTCAAATTGACATCTACAAAAATGGTAGGCTTCAATTGGCTTTTGCTACACCAAATGCTATTTTTGTAATTGATAGAAATGGCAATGATGTTGCTCCTTTTCCATTACAATTTAAAGATAATGTTACCCAGCCACTATCGGTTTTCGATTACGATAAAAACAAAAACTACCGCCTTTTGCTTACCCAAGAAAATTCAACATTAATGTACGACACAAGTGGTAAAATTGTAAAAGGATATAGTTTTAAGGCCGATAGTAAAATTATTAGTCAGCCAAAACATTTTAGAATTGGCAGTAAAGATTATATTGTTTTAAAAACCGCTAATAAAGTTCATATTTTAGACAGAACAGGCAAAACAAGAGTCACTCCTAAAGCATCTTACTCCTACTCCAGCGAGCCCATATTTTTACATAACAATTTATTTACAACTACAGGCATTCAAGGCGATATAATAAGCATAGAGGCTTCGGGAAATACCGCTTCAAAAAAAATAAATCTCCCAGAAAAACATCATATAACTGCTTCGAGCAAAACTTTAGTAACACTTGGAGAAAACAAATTAACTATAAAAGGGAAAACTATCGAACTGGATTATGGTAATTATACAAAACCAGAACTTTTCTACATAAAGGACAAAAATTATGTGGCCCTAACAGATTTACAAACTCAAAAAGTATATATTTTCGATAGTCTTGGGCAACTTCTTCCTAATTTTCCTGTATATGGAACCTCGGTTATTGCACTAGACCAAATAAATAAAGACCAGGATTTAGAGTTTATCACTAAAGGAGAAAGTAATTCAATTTTAATTTATCAAATTAACTAAAGCGGTAAAATTTAACTTTACACTTTTAAAAACAAATCATGATTACACGCAAAAATGCTTCAATCTCGAAATTCATAATTCACAAAGTTGGAAATAAATTTAACGACACTAAAAATGCTTTTTCAGAAAAATTAGTCGATTTCGACGAACCAAGTTACGAGTTAATGTTGCCGTTTTTACTTAGGCCTTTTGGAAGTTTGGTACAAAGCTACAGATTTAATCATCATGCCGATATTTCATTAAACGAAATAAACAGTTATAGCACTCAAATATTTAATGACGAAGAGGCTTTTATTGAAGTTTCAAAACATATAGTAACTCATTTATACGAACAATCAACCTCTGCAAATATTAAAACAGGTGATGTTTTAGTTGTTATGTTTGAAGGTATTGAGTTTAACGAAATTACTACCAACGCACTGGGTATCTTTAAAATTGAAAATAAAGTTAATTTCTTTCAAACCTATCTTGAAAATAATAGTTACGATGTTTTAGTACAAAAAGGTATTAGTTCTAAAAAAGTTGATAAAGGCTGCTTAATTCTAAACCAAAGCGATAACGAAGGGCAAATTGTTTTAAGTGTAGACAATAACAGCTACGATGCTCAATATTGGCTTAACCAGTTTTTAAATATTAAATATGCAGACGATGCGAACAATCATACGCATCAATACATAGAACTATGCAAAGAATTTTCTGAAGAGATAATAAAATCGACTTATGGGGCGCACGAACACAATAATTTTCTAGCTAAAACCATCGATTTTTTTAAAGAAAATGAAGTTGTTAATGTAGAGCGTTTTAAAGATGAAGTCTTTGAAGAAGACAAACACAAAACCCTATTCGATGATTATAAAAAAACCTTCGAAGACGAGCAAAACATAGTTATTAGAAACCAATTTGATATTGCCGAGAGTGTAGTAAACAAAGACAAGAAAAAAATAAAAACCGATATTAAACTTGATACGCATATTCAAATTAAATTAGATATAGATGCGCCCGATGCTTCGGCAGAATATTTAGAGCGTGGTTACGACGACGAAAAGAAAATGCATTATTATAAGGTGTTTTTTAATGCGGAATCCTAATTTAGAGTTCTAAAAATTATAAATATTTTTTTTGAATAATTTTTATTCGATTAAAACAAATACTCTTTTAACAAAAAAACAGATTTAATAGCGTCTTCTACCCCTATTATCTCGCATTTCTTGCATTTTTTTAGTAATGGTTTGTTTATATTCGTTTTTTGTAATTTCCTTTCCTTTGTTGGGAGCTTCAATTTGTATTTTTTCTTTGGTATTTAGAACAATTTTAGAACATAAAATAGTAGTATTTCCAGCACTTACTTCTAAAATTAACCCAGGAAGTCCCCAATATTCAGCTGGTCCGTGACTCACTGGTATTTGTAATGTATACCAAGCTTCAACTTCTGTAATTTGTATAGGTTTTTGACTAGTATCCGCTCCTGATTCTACTTTATTATCGGTAGTATTATTTTCTAGCTCACTCCACGAAAACGAATACCATGTTAAATAAGCGGTTGGTATAGAAGCGGTGGCTTTAAAACACATGTATTGACCAATTTGTTTTGATTCGGTTCCCATAATCCATTCTATTGGCAGTAATTCATCTTTAACTAAAAACTGTTTCCCATAAAATTCCTGACTCTGTACTAAAAGGTTTTCCTTTATATTTTTATATTGCCTACCCGGAGCAAAAATTTTCCCCCAGGAATCTGTTGCACCTGAAATAGCATCTAATTTCTCTTCTTCATCAAACAAAGATTCTTGTTTATTAAAACTTAAAATATAGGTTTTTTCTAGTCTATTTCTTAAGCGTAAAAACATATCTTTTTTTTGTGCCTCAGTCATTTTAGAACCCCAAGATCCTAAATCCATTCTAGATTTCGACATATAATAAGCTTTTCCTTGAAAATCTTGAACATTTGGTGTTACAGATAATAACAATAAAAAACACAGCAGACTAACTTTAAACAAGATTGATTTCATAGAATGAATATTTAGATATTTTGTTTAATAAATGTAATAAAATATTAAACATTTTGTTTCAATCATAAAAATAAAAAATATAATTATCGTTTTTATTTACCTCTTTTAGAAAAACTTAGCTTCAAAAAGTATTGAAAAATGCTTCAGTAATTTTTCTTTTACCTCCTCCATTGACACTTTTTCAACGCCAAGTTCCACATGTAATGAGGTCACAGCTTTTCCTCGAATACCACAAGGGATAATATTATCAAAGTAGCCTAAATCGGCATTAATATTAAGAGCAAAACCGTGCATGGTTACCCAACGACTGGCACGAACACCCATGGCACAAATTTTACGGGCAAACGGCGTGCCTGCATCTAACCAAACTCCGGTCTCGCCATCACTACGTCCCGATTGTATTCCGTAATCATTTAAAGTTAGGATAATAACTTCTTCAAGAAATCGTAAATATTTATGAATATCGGTAAAGAAATTATCCAAATCCAAAATTGGATACCCAACAATTTGCCCAGGCCCATGGTAAGTTATGTCGCCGCCACGGTTAATTTTATAAAAAGTAGCATCTTTTTGAGTTAGTTGCTGCTCATTTAAAAGAAGATTAGACATATCGCCACTTTTTCCTAAGGTATAAACATGCGGATGCTCTACAAATAAGAAATAATTATTGGTTTTAAAATTAGTATTTTCTTGTCTATTTTTAATTTTAGCATCAACAATACCTTTAAATAATGTCTCCTGATAATCCCAGGTTTCTTTATAATCTTTTAAACCTAAATCTTGTAGTTTTATGTCTTTATTCATAGCCTACAAAATTACAATATTTTTATATTTTAACGGTTGGGATTGTTAAGAATAACCAGAGCTGCTATAACGCCTGGAACCCAACCACAAAGCCAAAGTAAAAAAACGATTAAAATGGATCCGCAACCTTTACCAATAACTGATAATGGCGGACAAACGATTGCTAATAAAACTCTCCAAAAACTCATTTTAATTTAATTATTATTTGATTGATTACTAATACTTGACGTTATCTATTAATTTTTGTTACAACACAACATCTTATTTCATTTTTTAATAAATAATAGTAGTTTAGTAGCATGAGAAAAAAATTGATTTTTGTACTACTTATTTTGATGACTTTAAAAGCTGAAGCACAGTTTAGCTTTTCTGGACATATAGATAATAAAGAGTGGCACAACAATGTTTATCTCTCTGTAATTGATGATTACAGAAAAATTTCGGGCTTATATTTTGAACAAATTATTGCGAAAGTAAACACCGATAGTCTTGGCTATTTCGAATTTACCGGAAACCAACTGGAAAACGAAAATAGAATTTACAGAATTCATGTTGATAATTGCTTTAACAACCAAGATAACAAAACGCATTTTGATGGGTATTGCGACGATAGTAAAGAAGTTATTTTTATAGCTAAAAACAACGACACCATTGTATTCCCTTTTACTTTCGATAAACAAATGTTTTGCGATATAAAATCTACTAACGAAAAAGCAACTGTTTTTGCTAGAGTCGACTCCTTAAAAGATGTTATGAAATTTGCTTTTAGTGAATTTCGAAGCGAAGCAAATAGAAAACTTAACAATAAAAAATGGTTTAATACGCTTCAAAATTTTGGCGATCAACTTAACGAACCTTTAGCAGACCTCTATATTTATTCTTTTTTATCGGATCGCAGAAATGAATTGCATGAACATTACTTAGAAGACTTAAAAAGCAATAATTATTACGATAAATTATTAGAAAACCTAAATAAGGTTTATCCCAATTCGACTTATGCGACTCAGTATAAAAACGAACTTAATTCAGATAAATTTATAATTAATAAAGTTTCTAATAGTGGCTTTAATTGGTTCTATATTATAGTGCCTTTGCTTATAATTTCAGTTATTTTAAATGTATGGTTATTAATTTCCTCTAAAAACAATAAATCAAAACAAGTCACCGAAACTAAAGAACAACTAACCAAACAAGAGCAAAATGTGCTTAATTTATTGTTAGAAGATAAATCGAATAAAGACATTGCCGATGCCCTTTTTATTAGTTTAAGCACGGTTAAAACGCATATAAACAATATTTACAGGAAATTAAATGTGCAGTCTAGAGAAGAAACCAAGTCGTTGTTTAATAGCTAATTACAAAAAATCAACCTAAGTACTAGTACCAATTTCATCCTTTAAAAAAGGCTTGGTTTAAAAAAAAATCATCAAGTTTGTTTTAGAAACATTTAAATAGAAATAATTATGACTCTTACTAAAACTCATTTTTCATCATTAAAAACAACATTAACTTTCGTTTTTTTCTTATTCGTTTATGCTGTAAATTTTGCTCAAGAAACCGATTCTAACGCTGGTGTTTTAACTTTTAAAGAAGAAGAGATTGACTACGGAACCATCAAACAAAATGCCGATGGCGAACGCATCTTCTCATTTACAAATACAGGAAAAAGTCCTATTGTAATTTCAACAGTAAAAACATCTTGTGGTTGTACAGTGCCTTCGTATTCTAAAGAACCTATTTTACCGGGTAAAACAAGCGAAATTAAAGTTAGATATGCAACAAACAGAATAGGCGTATTTAAAAAAACCATTACTATTGTTTCTAACGCTTCAGAACCAAACAAAATAATTAGAATTAAAGGTGAAGTTTTAGCGCCAGAATCAGCAACAAAATAAATTTCTGCTGCTTTTTATTATAAAACAAAAATCTACATATAAGTTGTATGCTAATTTTTTGAAAATAGTGTAATTTTGCACTCGTCTGTCGCAAAAGGCAGGTTATCAAAATTAATTAGCATGCAACTTTCAGAACAAGAAATAGTAAGAAGAGAAAAATTAGAAAGACTTCGCGAACTAGGTATTAATCCCTATCCTGCAGATTTATATCCTGTTACACATACTTCAAAACAGGTAAAAGAGCAATTTGAAGCCGATAAGGAGGTCGTTATTGCTGGTAGGTTAATGATGATTAAAGTTCAAGGAAAAGCAAGTTTTGCTGAATTACAAGATGCCGAAGGAAAAATACAAGTGTATTTTAACCGTGACGAAATTTGCCCGGGTGAAGACAAAGAAAAATATAACGAAGTTTTCAAAAAATTACTAGACTTTGGTGATTTTGTTGGTATTGAAGGTGTTTTATTTACCACACAAGTTGGAGAAAAAACCGTTAAAGTAAAAGACTTTACACTTCTTAGTAAAGCTTTAAAACCACTACCGCTTCCAAAAGAAAAAGATGGCGTTGTTTATGATGCCTTCACAGACCCAGAACAACGTTACAGACAGCGTTACGCCGATTTGGTTGTAAACCCTAAAGTTAAAGATGTTTTTATAAAACGAACTAAACTTTTTAATGCCATGCGTCAGTTTTTTAATGATGCTGGTTATTTTGAAGTTGAAACACCCGTATTACAATCCATTCCTGGTGGTGCAGCGGCTAGACCGTTTGTAACACACCACAATGCTCTAGATATTCCGTTATATATGCGTATAGCCAATGAGCTTTATTTAAAACGTTTAATTGTTGGTGGTTTTGATGGTGTTTATGAGTTTTCTAAAAACTTTAGAAATGAAGGCATGGACAGAACGCATAATCCTGAGTTTACTGCCATGGAAATTTATGTAGCCTACAAAGACTACAATTGGATGATGACTTTCTGCGAAAAACTATTAGAACATTGCGCAGTAGCTGTTAACGGGACCACCAAAGCTAAATTTGGTGACCATGAAATAGATTTTAAAGCACCATATGCTAGAGTAACAATGGCCGACTCTATTAAGCATTTCACTGGTTTCGATATTACAGGTAAAACAGAAGCCGAAATTAGAGCCGCTGCAGAAGGCATGGGTATTGAGGTTGACGATACCATGGGTAAAGGCAAACTAATTGATGAAATTTTTGGTGAAAAATGTGAGGGTAATTACATACAACCTACATTCATTACAGACTACCCTAAGGAGATGAGTCCGTTGTGCAAAGAACACAGAGAAAACCCTGAATTAACTGAGCGTTTCGAGTTGATGGTATGTGGTAAAGAAATTGCGAATGCTTACTCCGAACTAAACGATCCTATCGACCAACGTGAACGCTTCGAGCATCAAATGGAATTAGCGAAAAAAGGAGACGATGAAGCTACTGGCGTTATAGATTACGATTTTTTACGCGCTTTAGAATACGGTATGCCTCCAACATCGGGTATGGGTATTGGTATGGATCGATTAATTATGTTTTTAACTAATAACCAATCTATTCAAGAGGTTTTATTCTTCCCGCAAATGCGTCCAGAGAAAAAGGCGCTTGAATTAAGCGAAAATGAAAAAGTGATTTTCGAGATATTAAAAACTCAAAATGGCATTTCTTTAAACAACCTGAAAACTCAATCTGGTTTAAGTAATAAAGCATGGGATAAAGGTATTAAAGGCTTAACAAAACATAAAGTAGCCAAAGTAACTAAAACTGAAGATGATTTAATTGTTGAAATTATCTAGCCCTTACGTTACATTATTTATAAAAAAGGAGCCTAAAAAGCTCCTTTTTTATTTCTAGAACTCAAATTATAACAATAAAAAAATCCAGCAACTCAATAGTTACTGGATTTTTTATAAACTAACCAACTAAACTTAATTTACTAACTAATAATCTTCTCAAAAAAAAAAGGTTGAGTAATTACATGTATCAAATTAATTACATTACAAAGAGAAGGAATAAATACCATTTACTAAAATTATTTAGAAATGTTTAACACCTTATATTTATAATTTTACAATTTTATTAAGAATAATATATCTATATGTTAATTTTTTAAGACGAAACAGCGCTCAAATTGGAAGTTTGTCAATTTTAGCCAAATTCAAAGAGAATTATATAATCATAAAAAGATTGTTTATTTTTGCTGTATGACAAAACACCTCATTAGCCTACTTTTGTTTTGTTTTTGTGTTTTTGTATGTGCACAAAACGACAGTTTATCTATTAAAAATGGTATTGAAAATCCGAGTATTTTAAGCACCCATCATTTTGGTATTTTTAGCGGTAGAATTAATCAGAATTTTAAAATAGCACCACCAAAAAAAACAACCCTTTTTATAAATTCGGCTAGCGGTAACAACTTTCATCCTTTTGTTGAAGCTTACCTACCAAAAGATCCTGAAGTAAGAGAACGCTTAAGCAAAGTAATTTGGCACGATCGTATTTTTAATTTTGTAGACCAAGAAACCACCCCTGCCGATTATATGAATATTGTAATTGATGCAATCATTAAAGATTACAGAATTGGTGCTAACTTTCCAATAAATAAAAATCATGAATTAAGCTTTACTCTTAGAGCAAATCATATAACAAAAGGTAAATATCCTTTTACTATTTTTACAGGAGACGAAGCCATTGAATGGTTTCATAGTAATATTGCTGGTGGGGAAGACCCTTATGGAAGACGCTATTACGGTTTAAACCAGGTTAATTTTAAATATACCGATAGAAACGGCAAGGTTTTAGAACTTAATAATAATGATTTTTTTGTGAGCGGTATCGAATTTAATCATTACTACTACCCAACGCTAACTATTAACAAAACCAAAAATATCTTTTTAAATTTTGGAAGTCATTTAAGTATGAATACTACTAAATTTAATAGCTCTATAGATTTAGGACTTTCGGTTAACGCCCTTAAGAAAATCACTTTTAATGACACATATGAATTAGATTTTGGTATGGGATTTAGCGGCTTACGTAAAAACCTCATCGATTTTAAAGACAATATAGATTTAGGCAACAACGCTTATTTAGGCACTTTTGAAACCACTTTTGAAATTGCAAAATTTACTAAAAAAAGAAACTACAATAGCTTTGGCATAAATTATCATTTACAAACCCGTTACAATAAAAAAGAAGAAGCTTCCTATTATAAATTACTAGGGAAATGGCGCGAAATTAATGGTGGTTGGCAACATGGGTTTGAAACGCTTTACAAAAATTTATCCTATTGGACATTTATTTATACCTACGGAAGACCTAGCTTCAAATTATCAGTATATTTCCAAGAAGATTTTTATGTTAATAACGCACCCGATGTGCAAGCAGGCATTGGTATAAAAATTCCGATTTTAAAATAACTTCATCAATCCTATAATCAAAAAAAGATAAGTTTCAGATAAAAAAGTATCTGCAATTAAACCTTTTAAAAGTTTTCTTGTCTTAGAAGTAATTAAACAAAATTATTATAAGATGAAGACATTATTGATTATTGCTATTGCCCTGATATCATTTCATGGCATTGCCCAAGAAAAAAAAGAACGTCCTAACAGAGAGGATCGTCATGCCATCATGAAAGACCTTACTCCTGAAGAAGCTGCAGAATTAAGAACAAAGCATATGACGCTTCATTTAGATTTAAATACAGATCAACAAAAGAAAATTTTCGCTTTAAATCTTGAAAACGCAAAAATGCGTCAATCAATTATGGAAGCTCATAAAGCTCAAAAAGAAGCCGGAAATATGCAAAAACCTTCTAAAGAGGCCATGCTTAAAAGACAAAATAACAAATTAGACCATCAAATTGCGATGAAAGCAAAAATGAAAAATATTTTGGATGAAAACCAATATGCAAAATGGGAAAAAGGCTTAGAGCGTATGGCTGTAAATAAAAATTTAAAGAAAAAAGACAGTTATAAAAACAGAATTTAGATTCGTTAGATTTGGTTATAGTTTAGTTGATGTAAAGCGCATTTTTAAATTAAAAATGCGCTTTTACTTTTTTACAATGTTTTAGCAACCTTATTTACTGCTGCAATAGTAAAATCTAAATCTTCATAAGACAAGGCATCTGTTATAAACCAAGTTTCGAAAGCACTTGGTGCAATATAAACTCCATTATTTAGCATGCCATGAAAGAATGTTTTAAAAGTTTCATTATTACCTAGCGCAGCCGTTTTAAAATCTACAACTTCTGCTTCATCAAAATGAACTGAAATCATAGAACCAACTCTGTTTATTGTATGCGTAATATTATTTTCATTTAACACGTTAGCAATACCGTTATGCAAATATTCTGTTTTGTTTGCTAATCGTTTAAAAACTTCACCATCTTTATTTAAAGCGGTTAACATAGCTAAACCGGCAGCCATTGCTAAAGGGTTCCCACTTAAAGTCCCAGCCTGATACACGGGCCCAAGAGGCGCTAGATAATTCATAATTTCATTTTTAGCAGCAAAAGCACCAACAGGCAATCCGCCACCAATTACTTTTCCAAAACAAACAATATCGGCTTTGATATTATATAATTCTTGAGCCCCACCTTTTGCTAAACGAAATCCCGTCATAACCTCATCGAAAATCAATAAAATGTCATGTTCATCACACAACAATCTTAGTTTAGCTAGAAAATCATTTTTTGGTGGCACACAGCCCATGTTACCAGCTACAGGCTCAATAATAATGCATGCTATTTCATTTTTATTGGCTTCAATTAAAGCCTTTACATTTTCAATATCGTTATAATTTGCCAGTAAGGTATCTTTTGCAGTCCCTGCTGTAACACCCGGACTGTTAGGTACGCCAAAAGTACTGGCACCACTGCCCGCCTGTATTAAAAACGAATCGCTATGACCGTGATAACAACCTGCAAATTTTATAATTTTATCTTTTTTAGTATAACCTCTGGCCAATCGAACAGCACTCATGCAAGCCTCTGTACCAGAATTTACAAAGCGTATTTTATCTATGTTAGGAACCATAGAAACAGCTAATTCGGCTATTTTAGTTTCAATTTCTGTTGGCATTCCAAAAGACGTTCCTTTTTTTGCTTTTTCAACCACAGCATCAACAACGGGTTGGTAAGCATGACCTAAAATCATGGGGCCCCAGGAGTTGATATAATCTATTAATCGGTTATCGTCTTCATCAAATAAATAAGCTCCTTTTGCTTCTTTTACAAAAATGGGGGTTCCGCCTACTCCTTTAAAAGCTCTTACGGGTGAGTTTAC contains the following coding sequences:
- the hemL gene encoding glutamate-1-semialdehyde 2,1-aminomutase, with protein sequence MIYKRSSALFAEAEKVIPGGVNSPVRAFKGVGGTPIFVKEAKGAYLFDEDDNRLIDYINSWGPMILGHAYQPVVDAVVEKAKKGTSFGMPTEIETKIAELAVSMVPNIDKIRFVNSGTEACMSAVRLARGYTKKDKIIKFAGCYHGHSDSFLIQAGSGASTFGVPNSPGVTAGTAKDTLLANYNDIENVKALIEANKNEIACIIIEPVAGNMGCVPPKNDFLAKLRLLCDEHDILLIFDEVMTGFRLAKGGAQELYNIKADIVCFGKVIGGGLPVGAFAAKNEIMNYLAPLGPVYQAGTLSGNPLAMAAGLAMLTALNKDGEVFKRLANKTEYLHNGIANVLNENNITHTINRVGSMISVHFDEAEVVDFKTAALGNNETFKTFFHGMLNNGVYIAPSAFETWFITDALSYEDLDFTIAAVNKVAKTL